The Candidatus Binatus sp. genome window below encodes:
- a CDS encoding zf-TFIIB domain-containing protein, whose product MSDEKNRLGEKFKDVEAAREDQWARQRDAELLESMRKRMEHIACPHCKEFLEAKHDRGIHMLVCPKGEGAWLDQKALNTLMEKAGK is encoded by the coding sequence ATGAGCGATGAGAAAAACCGGCTGGGTGAAAAGTTCAAGGACGTCGAGGCCGCCCGCGAGGATCAATGGGCGCGCCAGCGCGACGCCGAACTGCTCGAATCGATGCGCAAGCGGATGGAGCACATCGCCTGTCCGCACTGCAAGGAATTTCTGGAAGCGAAGCACGATCGCGGAATCCATATGCTGGTATGCCCGAAAGGCGAGGGCGCGTGGCTCGATCAGAAGGCGCTCAATACGCTGATGGAAAAGGCGGGAAAGTAG
- a CDS encoding NADH-quinone oxidoreductase subunit A produces the protein MYFNFGVPLALTIIGIGFVALMFGLQKLLAPSNPYDRKLIPYECGEPPTGRAWINFNVRFYIIALIFVVFEVEVAFVYPIATVYLDWVRSGRRLYALSEILIFLAILFVGLAYVWVKHDLEWVKKVPTED, from the coding sequence ATGTATTTTAACTTCGGCGTCCCGCTGGCCCTGACGATCATCGGAATCGGCTTCGTTGCGCTGATGTTCGGCTTGCAGAAGCTGCTCGCGCCCTCGAATCCCTATGATCGCAAGCTGATTCCGTACGAATGCGGCGAGCCGCCGACCGGCCGCGCGTGGATCAATTTCAACGTCCGGTTCTATATAATTGCGCTGATCTTTGTGGTGTTCGAGGTCGAAGTCGCCTTCGTTTATCCGATCGCGACGGTCTATCTCGATTGGGTTCGCTCCGGCCGCCGACTCTACGCGCTCAGCGAAATTCTGATCTTCTTGGCTATCCTGTTCGTCGGCCTGGCCTACGTGTGGGTCAAGCACGACCTTGAATGGGTCAAAAAAGTGCCGACTGAAGACTGA
- the nuoB gene encoding NADH-quinone oxidoreductase subunit NuoB — protein MPLLNTLPDYVLTTKTDELLNWMRKSSIWYMLFGLACCAIELMHTGGPRADIERFGATPRASARQSDLMIVAGTLTLKMALRTRLLYDQMPDPKYVISMGSCASCGGLFQLAYSVCDGVDKILPVDVYVPGCPPRPEALTEGLLKLQEKMMTERWLSRGPSANGVAAA, from the coding sequence ATGCCTTTGCTCAATACGCTTCCGGACTACGTCCTCACGACGAAAACCGACGAGTTGCTCAACTGGATGCGCAAATCGAGCATCTGGTACATGCTGTTCGGGCTCGCGTGCTGCGCGATCGAATTGATGCATACCGGCGGGCCGCGCGCCGATATCGAACGTTTCGGCGCCACTCCGCGGGCCTCGGCGCGCCAATCCGATCTGATGATCGTCGCGGGCACGCTGACCTTGAAGATGGCGCTTCGCACGCGCCTGCTCTACGATCAGATGCCCGACCCGAAGTACGTCATCTCGATGGGCTCGTGCGCGAGTTGCGGAGGGCTGTTCCAGCTTGCCTACTCGGTCTGCGACGGCGTGGACAAAATCTTGCCGGTGGACGTGTACGTGCCTGGATGTCCGCCGCGTCCCGAGGCGCTCACCGAAGGCCTGCTGAAGTTGCAGGAAAAAATGATGACCGAGCGCTGGCTCTCGCGCGGACCGAGCGCGAACGGAGTCGCCGCCGCCTGA
- a CDS encoding NADH-quinone oxidoreductase subunit C produces the protein MEPLQILERLKNQFGDRVLEVADRKLDPFAVVDPKSIVEIGRFLKSDPELQMDCLSNQSGVDYKDHIAVVYHFFSYQKRHGAVLKVKLPRDNPSIETLENVWKSANWMEREIFDLLGVNFEGHSDMRRILLPEDWQGYPLRKDFVEPLEYHGISTVRESPIIRLDTKKK, from the coding sequence ATGGAACCGCTGCAAATACTTGAACGGCTGAAGAATCAGTTTGGCGATCGCGTGCTGGAAGTAGCCGATCGCAAGCTCGATCCGTTCGCCGTGGTCGATCCGAAATCGATCGTCGAGATCGGGCGCTTTCTGAAAAGCGACCCCGAGTTGCAGATGGATTGCCTCTCGAATCAGAGCGGCGTCGATTACAAGGATCATATCGCGGTCGTCTATCACTTCTTCTCGTACCAGAAACGCCACGGCGCGGTGCTGAAGGTGAAATTGCCGCGCGACAATCCGTCGATCGAGACGCTCGAGAACGTCTGGAAGTCGGCGAACTGGATGGAGCGCGAAATTTTCGATCTGCTCGGGGTGAATTTCGAAGGCCACAGCGACATGCGGAGAATCCTGTTGCCCGAGGACTGGCAGGGGTATCCGCTGCGCAAGGACTTCGTTGAACCGCTCGAATATCACGGTATCTCAACCGTACGAGAGAGCCCGATTATCCGGCTCGACACCAAAAAGAAATGA
- a CDS encoding NADH-quinone oxidoreductase subunit D: protein MSTLRTEEMTLNMGPQHPSTHGVLRFVVRADGEVMREAIPDVGYLHRSIEKIAEKVGYHGFMPYTDRVDYVCAMFTNQGWGSACERLGHIEVPKRGEYCRVIAAEFNRLASHLLSIGTMGMDIGAMTPFTHAIREREMINDLIEELCGARLTFNYMRIGGVAWDLPPGWREKASAYLDHLEPILDEFNNLLSFNQIYVQRLANIGIITAAEAIDYNLVGPNLRGCGIKWDIRKDIPYSVYPDFDFDIPIGNGQWGTLGDSMDRYMVRVYEMRESVKILRQALAKIPSGPVLAKVPRNFKPPAGECQIRVESARGDMGWYVVSDGTGYPWRVHVRTGSFAAMGIIQKLSRGLMIADLVTLIASLDVIAPEIDR, encoded by the coding sequence ATGAGTACTCTGCGCACCGAAGAAATGACGCTCAACATGGGCCCGCAGCATCCCTCGACCCACGGCGTGCTGCGATTCGTCGTGCGCGCCGACGGCGAGGTGATGCGCGAGGCGATTCCCGACGTCGGGTACCTGCATCGTTCGATCGAGAAGATCGCGGAGAAGGTCGGCTATCACGGCTTCATGCCGTACACCGATCGGGTCGATTACGTGTGCGCGATGTTCACCAATCAGGGCTGGGGCAGCGCGTGCGAGCGCCTCGGCCATATCGAGGTGCCGAAGCGCGGCGAATACTGCCGGGTGATTGCGGCCGAGTTCAACCGGCTCGCGTCTCATCTGCTGTCGATCGGCACCATGGGGATGGATATCGGCGCGATGACGCCATTTACGCATGCGATCCGCGAGCGCGAGATGATCAACGACTTGATCGAGGAGCTATGCGGCGCGCGGCTGACCTTCAACTACATGCGAATCGGCGGCGTCGCGTGGGATCTTCCGCCGGGGTGGCGCGAGAAGGCGTCGGCCTATCTCGATCACCTTGAGCCCATTCTCGACGAATTCAACAATCTGCTGTCGTTCAACCAGATCTACGTTCAGCGCCTCGCGAATATCGGAATAATCACGGCGGCCGAGGCGATCGACTACAACCTGGTCGGGCCGAATCTCCGCGGATGCGGAATCAAGTGGGACATCCGCAAGGACATCCCGTATTCCGTGTATCCCGATTTCGATTTCGATATTCCAATCGGCAACGGGCAGTGGGGAACGCTCGGCGACTCGATGGACCGCTACATGGTGCGGGTTTACGAGATGCGGGAGTCCGTGAAGATCCTGCGCCAGGCGCTCGCGAAGATTCCGTCGGGACCGGTGCTGGCCAAGGTACCGCGCAATTTCAAACCGCCCGCGGGCGAATGCCAGATTCGCGTCGAGAGTGCGCGTGGCGACATGGGATGGTACGTCGTCAGCGACGGCACCGGCTATCCGTGGCGCGTGCACGTGCGGACCGGTTCATTCGCCGCGATGGGTATCATCCAGAAACTCAGCCGGGGGTTGATGATCGCGGACCTCGTCACGCTGATCGCGAGCCTCGACGTGATCGCGCCGGAGATTGATCGCTAA
- the nuoH gene encoding NADH-quinone oxidoreductase subunit NuoH, with protein METLIHNLVAAGTFGTNSSLVAALVIFVLSAVVFLGVAFPFAGIVSWVERRVWARIQSRVGPNRVGPNGFLQWLADGVKHVCKEDIVPDDSDATLFKIAPYLVVLAFVLPWAVMPFSSSLILADLNVGILYMTSVTALTVVGVLMAGWASNDKWSLIGGIRSAAQIVSYEIPAGLSIFPIVLMTGTLSMQGIIKGQGWAPQHWFIFANPFTFIAANILYVSALAEGNRTPFDLPEAESELVAGFATEYSGMRYLFFFMAEWGNLFIIGAIITALFLGGWQFPHVTKNPVLMNVLELITFNVKVLALVFVSMWVRGTLPRVRIDQLMSVCWKYFVPIAFINMIGTAIWVAIWPDGNAFMGYIMLAGAIVVAVIFIQRVIFYLRRSRMEMYFKPTI; from the coding sequence ATGGAAACCTTAATCCATAACCTCGTCGCAGCGGGCACCTTCGGCACCAATTCGAGCCTCGTCGCTGCGCTCGTGATCTTTGTGCTGAGCGCCGTTGTGTTCCTCGGCGTCGCATTCCCGTTCGCCGGAATCGTTAGCTGGGTCGAGCGCCGCGTATGGGCGCGTATCCAGTCGCGAGTCGGGCCGAATCGCGTGGGGCCCAACGGTTTCCTCCAATGGCTGGCCGATGGAGTGAAGCACGTCTGCAAGGAAGACATCGTCCCTGACGATTCAGACGCGACGCTGTTCAAGATCGCGCCGTACCTGGTCGTGCTGGCGTTCGTACTGCCGTGGGCGGTGATGCCGTTCTCGTCGTCGCTGATTCTCGCCGACCTCAATGTCGGCATCCTGTACATGACGTCGGTCACCGCGCTCACCGTGGTCGGCGTGCTGATGGCGGGATGGGCGTCGAACGATAAATGGTCGCTGATTGGCGGGATCCGCTCGGCGGCTCAAATCGTCAGCTATGAAATTCCCGCAGGCCTTTCGATTTTTCCGATCGTGCTGATGACCGGCACGCTCTCGATGCAGGGAATTATCAAGGGGCAGGGCTGGGCGCCGCAGCATTGGTTCATCTTTGCGAACCCGTTCACGTTTATCGCGGCGAACATCCTGTATGTGTCGGCGCTGGCGGAAGGCAATCGCACGCCGTTCGATTTGCCCGAAGCGGAATCGGAACTCGTGGCCGGTTTCGCGACCGAGTACAGCGGCATGCGCTATCTCTTCTTCTTCATGGCGGAGTGGGGAAATCTGTTTATCATCGGCGCGATCATCACGGCGCTATTTCTCGGCGGATGGCAATTCCCCCACGTCACGAAAAATCCCGTGCTGATGAACGTGCTCGAGTTGATCACCTTCAACGTCAAAGTGCTGGCGCTGGTGTTCGTCTCGATGTGGGTGCGCGGGACGCTGCCGCGCGTGCGAATCGACCAGCTCATGTCGGTCTGCTGGAAGTATTTCGTGCCGATTGCGTTCATTAACATGATCGGCACCGCGATTTGGGTCGCGATTTGGCCCGACGGCAACGCGTTTATGGGTTACATCATGCTGGCCGGCGCGATCGTGGTCGCGGTGATTTTCATCCAGCGCGTGATCTTCTATCTAAGGCGTTCGCGGATGGAAATGTATTTCAAGCCGACGATATAG
- a CDS encoding NADH-quinone oxidoreductase subunit I: MTGVSAYVQNIKQTVSTIFEGMAITASHFMRKPYTVQYPDRMAVRVQDTLPFRYRGILEVDLEICTGCLACERACPIDCITIVADKDPVTKQLLLSQFDIDIAKCMYCGLCSEPCPTGSIHHTTEFEGADYSLESLIRRFVKDPVIAYKPKKGPETDPRIAPILNRGMAYLDQWAIPGSDKDAANKAAADKALDQPDAGDAA; this comes from the coding sequence ATGACCGGAGTTTCCGCGTACGTTCAGAATATCAAGCAGACCGTCTCCACGATTTTCGAGGGGATGGCGATTACGGCGTCGCACTTCATGCGCAAGCCGTACACCGTGCAGTATCCCGATCGGATGGCGGTGCGGGTGCAGGATACACTGCCGTTCCGGTATCGCGGAATTCTGGAAGTTGATTTGGAGATCTGCACCGGATGCCTCGCGTGTGAGCGTGCGTGTCCGATCGATTGCATCACGATTGTCGCCGACAAGGATCCGGTAACGAAGCAGTTGCTGCTGTCACAGTTCGATATCGATATCGCCAAATGCATGTATTGCGGGCTCTGCAGCGAACCGTGCCCGACCGGCTCGATTCATCATACGACCGAGTTCGAGGGCGCCGATTATTCACTCGAAAGCCTGATTCGGCGCTTCGTCAAGGATCCGGTGATCGCGTACAAGCCGAAGAAAGGTCCGGAGACCGATCCGCGAATCGCGCCGATCCTGAATCGCGGCATGGCGTATCTCGATCAGTGGGCGATCCCCGGCAGCGACAAGGACGCAGCCAACAAAGCCGCGGCGGATAAGGCTCTCGATCAGCCAGACGCAGGTGACGCGGCGTAA
- a CDS encoding NADH-quinone oxidoreductase subunit J translates to MLPQIIFYALAALTVGSAALVAFSRNIVHSTFALLGAFMGVVGIYILLAADFVAMVQLLVYVGGILVLTLFAVMLTAGIADVTVSNRAVGTGSALVTVGVAIAVMLYAVERTVWHQAPVAAPMPTTYGIGNAFLGEYVLPFEVASLVLLAALIGAIVISRHEARE, encoded by the coding sequence ATGCTTCCACAGATAATATTCTACGCGCTCGCGGCGCTGACGGTTGGCTCGGCGGCGCTGGTCGCGTTTTCGCGCAATATCGTGCATTCGACCTTCGCGCTGCTCGGCGCGTTCATGGGCGTGGTCGGCATCTACATTTTGCTCGCGGCGGATTTTGTCGCGATGGTTCAGTTGCTGGTGTACGTCGGCGGCATCCTGGTGCTGACGCTTTTTGCGGTAATGCTGACCGCCGGAATCGCCGACGTTACCGTGTCGAATCGCGCCGTCGGTACCGGCTCGGCGCTGGTAACGGTCGGAGTCGCGATCGCCGTGATGCTCTATGCGGTCGAGCGGACGGTGTGGCATCAGGCGCCCGTCGCAGCGCCGATGCCGACGACATACGGAATTGGCAACGCGTTTCTCGGCGAGTATGTGTTGCCGTTCGAGGTCGCGTCGCTGGTGCTGCTGGCGGCGCTAATCGGCGCGATCGTTATTTCGCGCCACGAAGCAAGGGAGTAG
- the nuoK gene encoding NADH-quinone oxidoreductase subunit NuoK → MGGGITLDHFLVLSLIIFGLGLFTVLTRRNAIGILMGVELILNSANINYLAFAFYGGGKYDGQIFAIFVIMLAAAEAVIGLAVVLAIYQNFKTIDVDATETLSG, encoded by the coding sequence ATGGGCGGGGGAATCACGCTGGACCACTTTCTGGTCCTGAGCCTCATAATATTCGGGCTCGGATTGTTCACGGTTCTGACGCGGCGCAACGCGATCGGAATTTTGATGGGCGTCGAGTTGATTCTGAATTCCGCGAACATCAACTACCTTGCTTTTGCATTTTACGGCGGCGGCAAATACGACGGCCAGATTTTCGCCATCTTCGTGATCATGCTGGCGGCGGCCGAGGCGGTGATCGGACTCGCCGTGGTGCTCGCGATCTACCAGAATTTCAAGACTATCGACGTGGACGCGACCGAGACCCTAAGTGGATGA
- the nuoL gene encoding NADH-quinone oxidoreductase subunit L — MDHPTSVNFIRLIILLPLIGAAINFLAGKWIQKNFGKTAIAIVGCGVVILAFAIAVTGFFRLIAMPPENRFLLDDLWTWFHVGGLDLHIAFWLDPLSLVMTLVITGVGGLIHIYSIGYMHDDDGFWRFFGWLNLFTAMMLMLVLGDNMWLMFVGWEGVGLCSFALIGFWYKVPANSTAGNKAFIVNRIGDWAFVIALYSLYGALESVGHPTLVTREVAKYAPLLQGMTINFAGFHSAHQLVGFVTLLMFAGATAKSAQIPLYVWLPDAMAGPTPVSALIHAATMVTAGVYMTARLNFLFSMSPFTMTVVAVIGALTALVAATIGTTQNDIKKVLAYSTVSQLGYMFAAVGVGAYSAGVFHLMTHAFFKACLFLGSGSVIHAMGGEQDMTKMGGLRHKMPITFITFLAATLALAGVPPFAGFMSKDEIIWQAFAHGHVVVWAMLLMGAGLTVFYMFRQVYMTFFGEFRGTHEQEHHLHESPPSMAYVLVVLGVLSVVGGIVKIPEFIATFKPFEEFLEPIFNSELTRHLTESGIHSHATEAAFGFITFTMVVIGWFVADMMYRQKRIDPERFSQMFGGAIYDWVLNKYYVDEFYDFMFVQPYLMACRAFAWFDSNIIDGVVNLAGRITVLVSSISGLIDNYIVDGLVNYASNFTLDVGGRLRRLQTGSINGYLYGFLAAIMLILLVRAVART; from the coding sequence ATGGATCATCCGACTTCGGTCAATTTCATACGCTTGATTATTCTGCTGCCGCTGATCGGCGCGGCGATCAATTTCCTCGCCGGCAAGTGGATTCAGAAAAACTTCGGCAAGACCGCGATCGCCATCGTCGGATGCGGCGTCGTCATACTCGCGTTCGCAATCGCAGTCACCGGCTTCTTCAGATTGATCGCAATGCCGCCGGAAAATCGCTTCCTGCTAGACGATCTCTGGACCTGGTTTCACGTCGGCGGACTCGATTTGCATATCGCGTTCTGGCTCGACCCGCTCTCGCTGGTGATGACGCTCGTCATCACCGGCGTCGGCGGGCTCATCCACATCTATTCGATCGGCTACATGCACGACGACGATGGCTTCTGGCGCTTTTTCGGATGGCTGAACCTGTTCACGGCCATGATGCTGATGCTGGTGCTCGGCGACAACATGTGGCTGATGTTCGTCGGATGGGAAGGCGTCGGCCTCTGCTCGTTCGCGCTAATCGGTTTCTGGTACAAGGTCCCGGCGAACAGCACGGCGGGCAACAAAGCCTTCATCGTCAATCGCATTGGCGATTGGGCGTTCGTGATCGCGCTTTACAGCTTGTATGGCGCGCTCGAGTCGGTCGGACATCCCACGTTGGTGACGCGCGAGGTCGCAAAGTACGCGCCGTTGCTGCAAGGGATGACGATCAACTTCGCCGGCTTCCATTCGGCGCATCAACTGGTCGGCTTCGTGACGCTCCTGATGTTCGCCGGAGCGACGGCCAAGTCGGCGCAGATTCCATTGTACGTCTGGTTGCCGGACGCGATGGCGGGTCCGACGCCGGTCAGCGCGCTGATCCATGCGGCGACGATGGTGACCGCCGGCGTGTACATGACTGCGCGCCTGAATTTTCTCTTCTCGATGTCGCCGTTCACGATGACAGTGGTCGCCGTGATCGGCGCTCTGACCGCGCTGGTGGCGGCGACGATCGGCACCACGCAAAACGACATCAAGAAGGTGCTCGCATACTCGACGGTCAGCCAGCTTGGATACATGTTCGCCGCGGTCGGGGTCGGCGCATACAGCGCGGGCGTGTTTCACCTGATGACGCATGCGTTCTTCAAGGCTTGCCTGTTCCTCGGCTCGGGCTCGGTGATCCATGCGATGGGCGGCGAGCAGGACATGACCAAGATGGGCGGGCTGCGGCACAAGATGCCGATTACGTTCATCACGTTTCTCGCCGCGACGCTCGCGCTGGCCGGCGTTCCGCCGTTCGCCGGCTTCATGTCGAAGGACGAGATTATCTGGCAGGCGTTTGCGCATGGACACGTCGTGGTGTGGGCGATGCTGCTGATGGGCGCGGGCCTCACTGTGTTCTACATGTTCCGGCAGGTGTACATGACGTTCTTCGGCGAGTTCCGCGGCACCCACGAGCAGGAGCATCACCTGCACGAATCGCCGCCGTCGATGGCATACGTGCTGGTCGTGCTGGGCGTGCTGTCGGTGGTCGGCGGAATCGTGAAAATTCCGGAGTTCATCGCGACGTTCAAGCCGTTCGAGGAATTTCTCGAGCCGATCTTCAACTCGGAACTGACGCGGCATCTCACCGAATCGGGAATCCATAGTCATGCGACCGAGGCTGCATTCGGGTTCATTACTTTCACGATGGTCGTGATCGGATGGTTCGTCGCCGACATGATGTATCGGCAAAAGAGAATCGATCCCGAGCGCTTCAGCCAGATGTTCGGCGGCGCGATTTACGACTGGGTGCTGAACAAGTACTACGTCGATGAATTTTACGATTTCATGTTCGTGCAGCCGTACCTGATGGCGTGCCGCGCGTTCGCATGGTTCGACTCGAACATCATCGACGGCGTGGTGAATCTCGCGGGGCGAATCACGGTGCTGGTTTCGTCGATCTCGGGACTGATCGACAACTACATAGTCGATGGATTGGTGAACTATGCCTCCAACTTCACGCTCGACGTGGGCGGCAGACTGCGACGGCTGCAGACCGGATCGATTAACGGTTACCTGTACGGATTCCTCGCCGCAATCATGCTGATACTGCTGGTGCGCGCGGTCGCAAGGACTTGA
- a CDS encoding NuoM family protein — protein MSHPLTLITFIPLFAMFVVLALPDTMKAIFKWIAVAATIPQLAIAWYLYEHFDTTTTAVQFAEKAPWIPSYHISYFLGIDGISISMVLLTAIICFFSVFASFGISRAEKGYYAMLLLLDTGMMGVFVSLDFFLFYIFWEVMLLPMYFLIGIWGGPRREYAAIKFFLYTLLGSVLILLAMLGLYYYGATPTFDLTELAANSSQYSIGFQRVAWIALFIGFAIKIPAFPFHTWLPDAHVEAPTAISVILAGVLLKMGTYGILRVNFAVLPAATMQLAWLFLGVIGTVNIVYGAMCAMAQTDYKKLIAYSSISHMGYVMLGLAAFTTAGINGAVLQMFNHGTITAMLFILVGMIYDRAHHREINGFGGLAQQMPIYTAITGFAFFAGMGLPGMSAFISEVLVLLGAWQLHPIMTVFGAATAVLTAGYLLWTFQRIYLGPLNEKYNTLTDITFREAFTLVPLGVLVLILGVYPQAILNLLNTSLVHLNQVVLSTSGAAVAMMR, from the coding sequence ATGAGTCACCCGCTTACGCTCATAACTTTTATCCCGCTGTTCGCGATGTTCGTCGTGCTCGCGCTGCCGGACACGATGAAGGCGATCTTCAAATGGATTGCGGTCGCCGCTACCATTCCGCAGCTCGCGATTGCCTGGTATCTGTACGAGCATTTCGACACGACAACGACGGCGGTGCAGTTTGCCGAAAAAGCGCCGTGGATTCCGTCGTATCACATCAGCTACTTCCTCGGCATCGACGGGATTAGCATCTCGATGGTGCTGCTGACGGCGATCATCTGCTTTTTCTCGGTGTTCGCTAGCTTCGGCATCAGCCGCGCGGAGAAGGGCTACTACGCGATGCTGCTCTTGCTCGATACCGGGATGATGGGCGTGTTCGTCTCGTTGGATTTCTTCCTGTTCTACATCTTTTGGGAAGTGATGCTGCTGCCGATGTATTTTCTGATCGGCATCTGGGGCGGCCCGCGCCGCGAATATGCGGCAATCAAGTTCTTTCTCTACACGCTGCTCGGCTCGGTGCTGATCCTGCTCGCGATGCTGGGCCTCTACTACTACGGTGCGACGCCGACCTTCGATCTCACCGAGTTGGCGGCGAACTCTAGCCAATACTCGATCGGATTCCAGCGCGTCGCGTGGATCGCCCTGTTCATCGGTTTTGCGATCAAGATACCGGCGTTCCCGTTTCACACGTGGTTGCCCGATGCGCACGTCGAAGCTCCCACTGCTATCTCGGTCATCCTGGCGGGCGTGCTGCTGAAGATGGGCACCTACGGAATCCTGCGGGTTAATTTCGCAGTCCTGCCCGCCGCTACGATGCAGCTCGCGTGGCTGTTCCTCGGCGTGATCGGAACCGTCAACATCGTTTACGGCGCGATGTGCGCGATGGCGCAGACCGACTACAAGAAACTGATCGCGTACTCGTCGATCAGCCACATGGGGTACGTGATGCTCGGGCTGGCGGCGTTCACCACGGCCGGAATCAACGGCGCGGTGCTGCAGATGTTCAACCACGGCACGATCACGGCGATGCTCTTCATCCTGGTCGGCATGATTTACGACCGCGCGCATCATCGCGAAATCAACGGCTTCGGCGGACTCGCGCAGCAGATGCCGATTTACACGGCGATTACCGGCTTCGCATTCTTCGCCGGCATGGGACTGCCCGGCATGTCCGCTTTCATCTCGGAAGTGCTGGTGCTGCTCGGCGCGTGGCAACTCCATCCAATTATGACCGTGTTCGGCGCGGCCACGGCCGTCCTGACTGCCGGCTATCTGCTGTGGACTTTTCAGCGCATCTATCTCGGCCCGCTGAATGAAAAGTACAACACGCTGACGGATATCACGTTCCGCGAGGCGTTTACGCTGGTGCCGCTCGGCGTGCTGGTGCTGATTCTCGGCGTCTATCCGCAGGCGATTTTGAACCTGCTCAATACGTCGCTCGTGCACCTGAATCAGGTCGTGCTGTCCACCTCGGGCGCGGCTGTCGCGATGATGCGCTGA
- a CDS encoding NADH-quinone oxidoreductase subunit N, translated as MDLGNIASLTLFYPELIMVAGILIIVILDLVVADKQYLGDLALITAAASLMAIGLEAPHAGAWLFHRMLVFDSFAIYFRALIALAAVIGVWMSIGSEEVKTCDQGEYYAILLASAFAMFLMAESANLLMAYLALEFVSLTSYILTGFLRHNRRSLEAALKYLIYGGVASGTMIYGMSWIFGITGSLDFTVINRALSAPGHLPVLAVFIALVLILTGMGYKVASVPFHMWAPDVYTGAPIPITTFLAIGSKAAGFALLTRFFFPAISTLTAGGSWTALAGVDWPQLLLFVCIITMTLGNLAALQQTNMKRLLAYSSIAQAGYALMGFVVLSNDGIRAMLFYLFAYYLMDAGAFLVVMIVANSTGREDIDAYRGLAWRGGIVPAVALTIFLFSLTGIPLTIGFIGKFYLFAAVIRGQFYVLAIVGILNSVVSLYYYLRPIRTMFFDQPQGDEGVVKFQTWNYGLMGVLACATIALGLYWQPIIAFADRSLTFFVGPT; from the coding sequence ATGGATCTCGGAAATATCGCGAGCCTTACGCTCTTCTATCCAGAGCTGATCATGGTGGCCGGCATCCTGATCATCGTGATCCTCGATCTGGTGGTGGCCGACAAGCAGTACCTCGGCGATCTAGCGTTGATAACCGCGGCTGCGAGTCTGATGGCGATCGGCCTCGAAGCGCCGCATGCGGGTGCATGGCTGTTCCATCGGATGCTGGTGTTCGATTCGTTTGCGATTTACTTTCGCGCGCTGATCGCGCTGGCCGCGGTGATTGGTGTGTGGATGTCGATCGGCTCGGAGGAAGTGAAGACTTGCGACCAGGGCGAGTACTACGCGATTCTGCTCGCGAGCGCGTTCGCGATGTTCCTGATGGCGGAGTCGGCGAACCTGCTGATGGCGTACCTCGCGCTCGAGTTCGTCAGCCTGACGTCATACATCCTGACCGGATTTTTGCGGCACAATCGGCGCTCGCTGGAAGCCGCGCTCAAGTATCTGATTTACGGCGGCGTCGCGTCGGGCACGATGATTTACGGGATGAGCTGGATTTTCGGAATCACCGGCTCGCTGGATTTCACCGTGATCAATCGCGCGCTTTCAGCGCCGGGGCATCTGCCGGTGCTCGCGGTGTTCATCGCACTGGTGCTGATACTTACCGGCATGGGCTACAAGGTGGCGTCGGTGCCGTTCCATATGTGGGCGCCAGACGTTTATACCGGCGCGCCCATTCCGATTACGACTTTTCTCGCGATCGGTTCGAAGGCGGCCGGCTTTGCGCTGCTCACGCGATTCTTTTTTCCGGCGATCTCGACGCTCACCGCGGGTGGCAGTTGGACCGCGCTCGCGGGCGTCGATTGGCCTCAGCTATTGCTCTTCGTCTGCATCATCACGATGACGCTCGGAAATCTCGCCGCGCTGCAGCAGACCAACATGAAGCGGCTGCTCGCCTACTCGAGTATCGCGCAGGCCGGCTACGCGCTGATGGGCTTCGTGGTGCTGTCCAACGACGGTATCCGCGCGATGCTGTTCTACCTGTTCGCGTACTACCTGATGGACGCGGGCGCATTCCTGGTCGTCATGATCGTCGCGAACTCGACCGGTCGCGAAGATATCGACGCGTATCGCGGGCTCGCATGGCGCGGCGGAATCGTGCCGGCGGTGGCGTTGACGATCTTTCTTTTCTCGCTGACCGGAATCCCGCTGACGATTGGCTTCATCGGCAAGTTCTATCTGTTCGCCGCGGTGATCCGTGGACAGTTCTACGTGCTCGCGATCGTCGGAATTTTGAATTCGGTGGTCTCGCTCTACTACTACCTGCGACCGATCCGCACGATGTTCTTCGATCAACCGCAAGGCGACGAAGGCGTGGTCAAATTCCAGACGTGGAATTACGGACTGATGGGTGTGCTGGCGTGCGCGACAATCGCGCTCGGACTCTACTGGCAGCCGATCATCGCGTTCGCGGATCGATCGCTGACTTTCTTTGTGGGCCCCACCTGA